In a genomic window of Leisingera caerulea DSM 24564:
- a CDS encoding MupA/Atu3671 family FMN-dependent luciferase-like monooxygenase, with product MTAFTCALIGNESLLIGCADALLARGHQIRAVVSQDADIRAWAADKGLTLLEKPADLTGGFDWLLSIANLTVIPDEVLALAAKGAVNFHDGPLPHYAGLNTPNWALINGEAQHGITWHLIEGGVDEGDILAQRMFDVAGDETAFSLNSKCYAAAMDSFGEVVTQLETGELNRQKQDLSQRRLFRKSDRPAAGGMLDLNRPAAELARLVRALDTGGYWNPMCAAKLRIGGAVVLAGGAEIAEGSGEPGTVLERSKASIKVATADGALTLSRLTAPSGRPLDVSKLAAAGYKVPSLTAAEAGALTTRLAAVQGVEDHWRQRLAAMQPVRMPLASDAGGSGFSRRDVALPAGLSEEQAAAAALAFALLSSGAETGDVALSVEGMEALPGLISSWVPLQVRRRDSVAATVERAAQEIGRARKSGGFAEDLVARAPEISALEVPGLGLMLGRDAAVEGCAATVSLTGGIMALHCDKAALTPGAAALLAARLELVLSTIAEDGSRPVAELPSLPDAERKLLLEDWNQTATDFPADLTIHAAFEAQAAKTPDATALVFEDQSYTYSDVNARANAVARRLREMNVKPGVHVGIHIRRAPELVVAALGVMKAGGAYVPLDPAYPAERIAHYIKDSQAKLIVTQSSLADSLPASDAPVLEIETVSAGTDTENVDGGATGSDLAYLIYTSGSTGLPKGVMVTHANVSNFFTGMDTRIPFQEGDAWLAVTSLSFDISVLELFWTLSRGLKLVLSSDESRLELSKGPVALSGRKMDFNLFYWGNDDGPGPQKYHLLLEGAKFADQHGFNAVWTPERHFHAFGGPYPNPSVTGAAVAAVTQNIGVRSGSCVAPLHHPARIAEEWAVIDNLTAGRAGIGFASGWQPDDFILRPENTPPANKPAMFDAIETVRKLWRGEEVAFPRKDGGEHSVLTQPRPVSKELPVWVTTAGNPETWREAGSIGANVLTHLLGQSIEEVAGKIRIYHDALREAGHDPADFKVTLMLHSYLAGTREEARRVAREPMKDYLRSAAGLIKQYAWAFPAFKKPEGVNNPFEMDLGMLSEEELEAILDFAFERYFEDSGLFGTIGDACQRVEQLKRIGVDEVACLIDYGIAPEVVLEGLKPLAEVLRLSNAPRGLAADDFSLAAQIVRHGVSHMQCTPSMARMIAADADTSACLAQLQHLLVGGEALPGDLVQALREATRACIHNMYGPTETTIWSAVETISGVPAGTAGIGTPISNTQVYVLDEKQSPVPAGAPGELYIGGAGVTAGYWQQPELTSERFVNAAFAATPLYRTGDLVRRTEDGSLIFLGRTDHQVKIRGQRIELGEIEAALAAQPGVTGAVVVPRGAAGAEQLTGYITASAPVQEEALKKALAARLAEVMVPAHIVTLEAFPLTPNKKIDRKALPDPQPAHTAAAPAVPLDAGAQARIATVWSRILGVSGIGAQDNFFALGGHSLLAVQAHRELRAELGTAALSITDIFRFPTLAGLAAHIEGLAGTPANTKKQPQETAGPDRADTMSKRRAMRANRRARAG from the coding sequence CCGCCAAGGGCGCGGTCAATTTCCACGACGGCCCCCTGCCCCACTACGCGGGCCTCAATACCCCGAACTGGGCGCTGATCAACGGCGAGGCGCAGCACGGCATCACTTGGCACCTTATCGAGGGCGGCGTGGACGAGGGCGATATTCTGGCCCAGCGGATGTTTGATGTGGCGGGGGATGAGACCGCCTTCAGCCTTAACTCTAAATGCTACGCGGCGGCGATGGACAGCTTTGGCGAGGTTGTCACCCAGCTGGAAACCGGGGAATTGAACCGGCAGAAACAAGACTTGAGCCAGCGCCGCCTGTTCCGGAAATCCGACCGACCGGCAGCCGGCGGGATGCTCGATCTCAACCGCCCTGCGGCTGAACTCGCCCGGCTGGTGCGGGCGCTGGACACCGGCGGCTACTGGAACCCGATGTGCGCCGCCAAGCTGCGGATCGGCGGGGCCGTTGTGCTGGCCGGCGGTGCGGAGATTGCGGAGGGCAGCGGCGAGCCGGGCACCGTGCTCGAGCGCAGTAAAGCTAGCATTAAAGTTGCAACCGCCGACGGCGCCCTCACGCTCTCGCGCTTGACCGCACCCTCGGGCCGGCCGCTGGACGTGTCCAAACTGGCCGCAGCCGGTTACAAGGTTCCCTCCCTGACCGCAGCAGAGGCCGGGGCGCTCACCACCCGCCTCGCCGCGGTCCAAGGAGTTGAAGACCATTGGCGCCAGCGGCTTGCAGCGATGCAGCCGGTGCGGATGCCGCTGGCGTCTGATGCGGGCGGCAGCGGCTTCAGCCGCCGGGACGTCGCCCTGCCTGCGGGTCTCAGCGAAGAGCAAGCCGCCGCTGCCGCGCTTGCCTTTGCCCTGCTCAGCAGCGGCGCGGAAACCGGCGATGTGGCGCTGTCTGTGGAGGGGATGGAGGCGCTGCCGGGGTTGATCTCATCTTGGGTGCCCTTGCAGGTCCGGCGGCGGGACAGCGTCGCGGCCACTGTCGAGCGTGCCGCGCAAGAGATTGGCAGAGCGCGGAAATCCGGCGGCTTTGCCGAAGATCTGGTGGCCCGCGCACCGGAGATTTCGGCGCTGGAGGTTCCCGGCCTCGGCCTGATGCTGGGCCGCGACGCCGCGGTTGAGGGCTGCGCTGCCACTGTTTCCCTGACCGGTGGCATCATGGCGCTGCACTGCGATAAAGCCGCCCTGACACCCGGCGCCGCAGCGCTGCTCGCCGCCCGGCTGGAACTGGTGCTGAGCACCATTGCAGAGGACGGCAGCCGCCCTGTGGCAGAGCTGCCAAGTCTGCCGGATGCAGAACGCAAGCTGCTGCTGGAGGATTGGAACCAAACCGCAACGGACTTCCCTGCGGATCTGACCATCCACGCCGCATTTGAGGCACAGGCCGCAAAAACCCCGGACGCCACCGCGCTGGTGTTCGAGGACCAAAGCTACACATATTCAGACGTCAACGCCCGCGCCAATGCCGTGGCCCGCCGCTTGCGTGAAATGAACGTAAAACCCGGTGTGCATGTCGGTATCCACATCCGCCGCGCGCCGGAACTGGTGGTTGCCGCGCTGGGGGTGATGAAGGCCGGCGGCGCCTATGTGCCGCTGGATCCCGCCTACCCCGCCGAGCGGATTGCGCATTACATCAAGGACAGCCAGGCAAAGTTGATCGTGACGCAAAGTTCGCTGGCGGACAGTTTGCCAGCCTCGGACGCGCCGGTGCTGGAAATCGAAACTGTCTCTGCCGGGACAGATACAGAGAACGTTGACGGCGGCGCCACCGGCAGCGATCTGGCTTACCTGATCTATACCTCCGGCTCCACCGGACTGCCCAAGGGGGTGATGGTCACCCACGCCAACGTTTCGAACTTTTTCACCGGCATGGACACCCGCATCCCGTTTCAGGAAGGCGATGCCTGGCTGGCGGTCACCAGCCTCAGCTTTGACATCTCGGTGCTGGAGCTGTTCTGGACGCTCTCGCGCGGGCTGAAGCTGGTGCTGTCGAGTGACGAAAGCCGGCTGGAGCTGTCGAAGGGGCCGGTGGCGCTCAGCGGCCGCAAGATGGATTTCAACCTGTTCTATTGGGGCAATGACGACGGGCCCGGACCGCAGAAATATCATCTGCTGCTGGAAGGCGCCAAATTCGCAGACCAGCACGGGTTCAACGCAGTCTGGACGCCGGAGCGGCACTTCCATGCCTTTGGCGGCCCCTACCCGAACCCTTCTGTGACCGGCGCCGCAGTTGCAGCGGTGACGCAGAACATCGGCGTGCGGTCCGGCTCCTGCGTGGCGCCGCTGCACCATCCGGCGCGGATTGCAGAGGAATGGGCGGTGATCGACAACCTGACCGCAGGGCGCGCCGGGATCGGCTTTGCCTCCGGCTGGCAGCCGGACGATTTCATCCTGCGGCCAGAAAACACGCCGCCCGCCAACAAGCCCGCAATGTTTGACGCCATTGAAACCGTGCGCAAGCTGTGGCGCGGCGAGGAGGTTGCCTTTCCGCGCAAGGACGGCGGTGAGCACAGTGTCCTGACCCAGCCCCGCCCGGTCTCCAAGGAGCTGCCGGTCTGGGTTACCACCGCAGGCAACCCGGAAACCTGGCGCGAGGCGGGTTCGATCGGGGCAAACGTGCTGACTCACCTGCTGGGCCAGAGCATCGAGGAGGTCGCGGGCAAGATCCGCATCTACCACGACGCCCTGCGCGAGGCGGGCCACGACCCCGCGGATTTCAAGGTTACGCTGATGCTGCACAGCTATCTGGCCGGCACCCGCGAGGAAGCCCGCCGGGTGGCGCGGGAGCCGATGAAGGACTACCTGCGCTCTGCCGCCGGGCTGATCAAGCAATACGCCTGGGCCTTCCCCGCCTTCAAGAAACCGGAGGGTGTGAACAACCCCTTCGAGATGGATCTGGGGATGCTGTCGGAGGAGGAGCTGGAGGCGATCCTCGACTTCGCGTTTGAGCGTTATTTCGAGGACTCCGGGTTGTTCGGCACCATCGGGGACGCTTGCCAGCGGGTCGAACAGCTGAAGCGGATCGGCGTGGATGAGGTTGCCTGCCTGATCGACTACGGCATCGCGCCGGAAGTGGTGCTAGAGGGGTTGAAACCCTTGGCCGAGGTGCTGCGCCTGTCGAATGCGCCGCGAGGGCTGGCGGCGGATGACTTCTCCCTGGCGGCGCAAATCGTGCGGCACGGGGTCAGCCACATGCAGTGCACACCGTCGATGGCGCGGATGATTGCCGCGGACGCTGACACCAGCGCCTGCCTTGCGCAGCTGCAGCACCTGCTGGTGGGCGGCGAGGCGCTGCCGGGCGATCTGGTGCAGGCGCTGCGCGAAGCCACGCGGGCCTGTATCCACAACATGTACGGTCCGACCGAAACGACGATCTGGTCGGCGGTGGAGACAATCAGCGGTGTCCCCGCAGGGACAGCCGGGATCGGCACGCCGATTTCCAACACGCAGGTCTACGTGCTGGACGAAAAGCAATCGCCCGTCCCCGCGGGAGCGCCCGGTGAATTGTATATTGGCGGTGCGGGTGTCACCGCGGGCTACTGGCAGCAGCCGGAGCTGACGTCTGAACGCTTCGTTAACGCCGCGTTCGCAGCAACGCCCCTTTACCGCACCGGCGATCTGGTTCGCCGGACGGAAGATGGCAGCCTGATCTTCCTGGGCCGCACCGACCATCAGGTGAAGATCCGCGGCCAGAGGATCGAGCTGGGTGAGATCGAAGCCGCGCTGGCGGCGCAACCCGGTGTGACCGGCGCCGTGGTGGTGCCGCGCGGCGCGGCAGGGGCGGAGCAACTGACGGGCTACATCACTGCCTCAGCCCCGGTGCAGGAAGAAGCCCTGAAGAAGGCACTGGCGGCCCGGCTGGCCGAAGTCATGGTGCCTGCGCATATCGTCACGCTGGAGGCTTTTCCGCTGACGCCGAACAAGAAAATCGACCGCAAGGCGCTGCCGGACCCGCAGCCTGCGCACACTGCAGCCGCCCCGGCGGTGCCGCTTGATGCGGGCGCCCAGGCCAGGATCGCTACGGTCTGGAGCCGCATCCTGGGCGTCAGCGGCATCGGCGCGCAGGACAACTTCTTTGCTCTGGGCGGCCATTCTCTGCTGGCGGTGCAGGCGCACCGGGAGCTGCGCGCGGAACTGGGCACAGCGGCGCTGTCGATCACCGATATCTTCCGCTTCCCGACGCTGGCGGGGCTGGCGGCGCATATCGAAGGGCTTGCAGGCACCCCGGCAAATACGAAAAAACAGCCGCAGGAAACCGCAGGTCCGGACCGCGCCGACACCATGTCGAAACGGCGGGCCATGCGGGCAAACCGCAGGGCAAGGGCTGGATGA
- a CDS encoding 4'-phosphopantetheinyl transferase family protein, translating into MTETNSKLAERLALVRPLFAADVALAGADPLGAPPAPLAAEAAGLSPNAVEKRRNEFAAGRSAVHQAMRQLQIRPAPVQVGSDRAPVWPAGVVGSITHTKSCAMAVLAHEGEIRALGIDVEEDTPLKDELLPAICSGREQAWLKGQDNPGQMAKVIFSAKEAAYKAQYTLSRAFYGFDGMELEFDLAAGAYLAFFTADRPPFARGEAVGGRFAIGAGLIMTTAEIRGRK; encoded by the coding sequence ATGACAGAGACCAACAGCAAACTGGCAGAGCGGCTGGCCCTGGTCCGGCCGCTTTTTGCCGCCGATGTGGCGCTGGCCGGAGCGGATCCGCTGGGCGCTCCCCCCGCGCCCCTGGCGGCCGAAGCCGCGGGGCTGTCGCCCAATGCAGTCGAGAAGCGGCGCAACGAGTTCGCCGCCGGGCGGTCCGCGGTGCATCAGGCGATGCGGCAGCTGCAGATCCGCCCTGCCCCGGTGCAGGTCGGCAGCGACCGGGCGCCGGTCTGGCCTGCTGGTGTGGTCGGCTCGATCACCCACACCAAGAGCTGCGCCATGGCGGTGCTGGCGCACGAGGGCGAAATACGGGCCTTGGGCATCGACGTGGAGGAAGACACGCCGCTAAAGGACGAGCTGCTGCCCGCAATTTGCTCCGGCCGGGAGCAGGCTTGGCTGAAGGGCCAGGACAATCCGGGGCAAATGGCCAAGGTAATCTTCTCCGCCAAGGAAGCCGCCTATAAGGCCCAGTACACGCTGAGCCGGGCGTTCTACGGTTTTGACGGGATGGAGCTGGAATTTGATCTGGCGGCGGGCGCGTATCTGGCGTTTTTCACCGCCGACCGGCCGCCGTTTGCGCGCGGCGAGGCGGTTGGCGGGCGGTTCGCGATCGGGGCCGGGCTGATCATGACCACGGCGGAAATCCGGGGGCGCAAATGA